In one window of Coralliovum pocilloporae DNA:
- a CDS encoding polyprenyl synthetase family protein has protein sequence MGVVVSLEDKKKQLSTIQPLLDLVHADMQDVIAILDERVRSHVELIPDLANHLISLGGKRLRPMMTITAAQMCGYEGDGHIKLAAAVELMHTATLLHDDVVDESDMRRGKPAARLVYGNERAVLVGDFLLGQAFKLMVEVGSLDALDILSDAAAVIAEGEVWQLEAAKNLTTTEDEYLNVIRAKTAALFTAAAEVGPIVAGKGRAERGAFKSYGTNLGLAFQLIDDALDYGGSASQLGKNTGDDFREGKITLPVVLTYRRGNDEDRAFFERTLQRGEVEEGDLEHAMELMQAHNALSDTVERARHYGAIARDALATFPDTPHRAALLQAVDFCISRVS, from the coding sequence GTGGGCGTTGTCGTCTCTTTGGAAGATAAAAAAAAGCAGCTTAGCACCATTCAGCCGCTGCTCGATCTTGTCCATGCCGACATGCAGGATGTCATAGCCATTCTGGATGAGCGTGTCCGCTCCCATGTTGAACTGATCCCCGATCTGGCTAACCACTTGATTTCACTAGGCGGCAAGCGCCTCAGGCCGATGATGACAATCACCGCAGCCCAGATGTGTGGCTATGAAGGCGATGGTCACATAAAACTGGCTGCTGCCGTTGAGCTGATGCATACGGCTACTCTGCTGCATGATGATGTGGTCGATGAAAGCGACATGCGACGCGGCAAGCCTGCGGCCCGCCTTGTCTATGGTAACGAGCGTGCGGTTCTTGTGGGCGACTTCCTGCTTGGTCAGGCATTCAAGCTGATGGTTGAGGTCGGGTCGCTCGATGCGCTTGATATCCTCTCAGATGCGGCTGCTGTTATTGCGGAAGGCGAGGTCTGGCAGCTTGAGGCGGCCAAGAATCTGACCACAACGGAAGATGAATATCTGAATGTCATTCGTGCCAAGACGGCTGCCCTGTTTACCGCTGCAGCGGAAGTCGGGCCAATTGTTGCCGGTAAGGGCCGGGCCGAACGCGGAGCATTCAAGTCTTATGGTACCAATCTTGGTCTGGCCTTCCAGCTGATTGATGACGCGCTTGATTATGGCGGCTCCGCCAGCCAGCTCGGTAAGAATACCGGTGATGACTTCCGCGAAGGCAAGATCACTCTGCCGGTTGTCCTGACTTACAGGCGTGGCAATGACGAAGACCGGGCGTTCTTTGAGCGGACCCTGCAGCGTGGCGAGGTTGAAGAGGGTGATCTGGAACACGCCATGGAGTTGATGCAGGCGCATAATGCGCTGTCAGACACGGTTGAGCGTGCCCGTCATTATGGTGCTATTGCCCGTGATGCGCTGGCAACCTTCCCGGATACTCCACACCGCGCAGCCCTGTTGCAAGCGGTTGATTTCTGCATCAGTCGGGTTTCCTAA
- a CDS encoding DUF6868 family protein: MSAELLQTMLGWSLVLNLSLLVLSSLTLVFCGDWAARLHSRQFGLDRDTLKRSYFAYLAHYKIGILLLNLSPYLALRIAL, encoded by the coding sequence ATGTCAGCCGAACTGCTTCAAACCATGCTCGGATGGAGTCTTGTGCTGAATCTCAGCTTGCTGGTTCTATCCAGTCTGACCCTGGTGTTTTGTGGCGACTGGGCAGCACGCCTTCACAGCCGCCAGTTTGGTCTTGACCGGGACACACTAAAACGCAGCTACTTTGCCTATCTTGCGCATTACAAGATCGGCATTCTGCTTCTGAACCTCTCACCCTATCTGGCTTTGAGGATCGCACTTTAG
- a CDS encoding AzlD family protein, producing the protein MSADTFAVLVILITAFVTLFTRLVGTELMHFVPLTPRLRAALRSMAVSVLVAIVASNLAAGGLREISAVALAVLVTLLSGNHILAIAAAVVLGASWTSLLG; encoded by the coding sequence ATGTCCGCTGATACATTTGCAGTTCTCGTTATCCTCATTACGGCATTTGTGACGCTCTTCACCCGTCTTGTGGGAACGGAACTGATGCATTTTGTTCCCCTGACCCCGCGCCTGCGCGCCGCTCTCAGATCCATGGCCGTTTCCGTTCTCGTCGCCATTGTGGCCAGCAATCTGGCAGCCGGAGGTCTCAGAGAAATATCAGCCGTAGCGCTTGCGGTGCTGGTTACCCTGTTGAGTGGCAACCACATCCTGGCGATTGCTGCAGCCGTGGTTCTGGGCGCGAGCTGGACCAGCCTCCTCGGATAA
- a CDS encoding AzlC family ABC transporter permease, which translates to MDQSASPVIVLSLQGVRKGMIAFIPVCLFILPFGLAFGATAVEVGMSADHALLMSALHFSGAAQFAALDLWHQPLPLVTLVLTIFAANARHILMGAALAPWLNRLPLWERWLAMCFTSDPNFGDTMVRLRTEPLDAGRLLGNGITMWIAWVAGSGIGAYAGQALGDLSVFGLDVVILALFSGLLVKQWEGKPDVLPALAAAVTAIAGLYWLPPGWNIVVAALAGGLIGGLMTSNDGSEHSDVR; encoded by the coding sequence ATGGATCAGTCTGCTTCGCCTGTCATCGTGCTCAGCCTTCAGGGTGTGCGCAAGGGAATGATTGCCTTTATTCCCGTTTGTCTTTTTATCTTGCCGTTCGGGCTGGCATTTGGAGCAACAGCAGTTGAAGTGGGCATGTCTGCGGATCATGCACTGCTGATGAGTGCTCTGCATTTTTCCGGCGCTGCACAATTTGCGGCCCTTGATCTGTGGCATCAGCCATTGCCGCTTGTCACTCTGGTCCTGACGATCTTTGCGGCCAATGCCCGCCATATTCTGATGGGGGCAGCACTGGCTCCATGGCTGAACCGGCTTCCGTTGTGGGAACGCTGGCTTGCAATGTGCTTTACCAGCGATCCGAATTTCGGCGACACCATGGTTCGGCTCAGAACAGAACCGCTTGATGCAGGCCGCCTGCTTGGAAACGGCATAACCATGTGGATTGCCTGGGTTGCAGGCAGCGGAATTGGAGCCTATGCGGGCCAGGCCCTGGGGGATCTCAGCGTCTTTGGTCTGGATGTGGTGATCCTGGCGCTATTTTCCGGACTTCTGGTCAAACAATGGGAGGGAAAACCGGACGTTCTGCCAGCTCTTGCTGCAGCCGTTACAGCCATCGCGGGCCTCTACTGGCTACCACCTGGCTGGAACATTGTGGTCGCGGCCCTTGCAGGCGGGTTGATCGGCGGGCTGATGACAAGCAATGACGGGTCGGAGCATTCCGATGTCCGCTGA
- a CDS encoding tetratricopeptide repeat protein, which produces MTLRQATRSMRRKTALALCAATLMLGANFGMQPISAHAAAEEDDIGLPNLSGRYLAAIVANRAQDAERASRYFRDVISLDPETPELTHSAFISLLTNGEIPDAAKLAKELMKRENTGWFPRSTLGVVALRKRAYKQAQKYFSEGDQGDQVTRLVSGILNAWSLHGEKKTDLAIETLGQLEGPGWYDLFRSYHNALMLHHVGRNEEARKEMEKALEIDSRSVPMAATYARILSRLGDDKAALDHLRPLYRQAPGNRILGYLVGELEKGRSLKPTVSSAQSGAAEGLYGIGTLLAREGGAEAGSVMLRLALHLDEEHELAIMSMADQLEAVKQYDKANALYAQLDNESVLQPVSVIQTALNLERLEKTDDAIGLLEELIKTEKSNLSAINTLGNLLRSKERYEDAALVYSKGISTIPQLQPGHWSIYYTRGIAYERSKDWPKAEADFRKALDLSPDQPLVLNYLGYSWVDRGENYDEALDMIKKAVEQRPQDGYIVDSLGWVYYKLERFEEAVPHMERAVALKPADPIINDHLGDVYWKVGRKREAMFQWQHARDLKPDEPEVLERVLKKIEHGLDKVELEEAKAGKDDTASN; this is translated from the coding sequence ATGACACTTCGACAGGCAACCCGTTCCATGCGCCGGAAAACTGCATTGGCTCTATGTGCAGCCACCCTGATGTTGGGTGCCAATTTCGGGATGCAGCCGATCAGCGCTCATGCGGCTGCGGAAGAGGACGATATCGGGCTGCCTAATCTGTCGGGCCGCTATCTGGCCGCGATTGTCGCCAATCGGGCGCAGGATGCCGAACGGGCATCACGATATTTCCGTGATGTGATCTCCCTTGACCCGGAGACACCTGAACTAACCCATTCGGCTTTTATCTCCCTGCTGACCAATGGTGAAATACCGGATGCCGCCAAGCTGGCGAAGGAGCTGATGAAGCGGGAAAATACCGGCTGGTTCCCGCGGTCCACTCTGGGCGTGGTAGCTTTGCGGAAGCGGGCTTACAAACAGGCGCAGAAATATTTCTCTGAAGGCGATCAGGGGGATCAGGTCACGCGGCTGGTTTCAGGCATTCTCAATGCATGGAGCTTGCACGGAGAGAAGAAAACAGATCTCGCCATCGAAACATTGGGTCAGCTGGAAGGCCCCGGCTGGTACGACCTGTTCCGCAGCTATCACAACGCGCTGATGCTCCATCATGTGGGGCGGAATGAGGAAGCCCGCAAGGAGATGGAAAAGGCGCTGGAAATTGACAGCCGCTCCGTGCCGATGGCTGCGACCTATGCCCGTATTCTCTCCCGCCTTGGTGATGACAAGGCCGCACTGGATCATTTGCGCCCGCTTTACAGGCAGGCTCCGGGCAACCGCATTCTCGGCTATCTTGTTGGGGAGCTGGAAAAAGGGCGGTCACTCAAGCCCACTGTATCGTCTGCCCAGTCCGGTGCCGCCGAGGGGCTCTACGGCATCGGAACTCTGCTGGCGCGGGAAGGGGGCGCGGAGGCAGGCTCCGTCATGCTGCGTCTGGCGCTTCATCTGGATGAGGAGCATGAGCTGGCTATCATGTCCATGGCGGATCAGCTTGAGGCCGTGAAGCAATATGACAAGGCGAATGCTCTTTATGCCCAGCTTGATAACGAGTCTGTCCTGCAGCCTGTCTCGGTCATTCAGACAGCACTCAATCTTGAACGTCTTGAGAAAACCGATGATGCCATCGGGCTGCTTGAGGAATTGATAAAGACCGAGAAGAGCAATCTGTCTGCCATCAATACACTGGGTAATCTTCTGCGGTCCAAGGAGCGCTATGAAGACGCCGCGCTGGTCTATAGCAAGGGTATCAGCACTATTCCGCAGCTGCAGCCAGGGCACTGGTCCATCTACTACACACGCGGCATCGCCTATGAACGTTCCAAGGACTGGCCGAAGGCGGAAGCGGATTTCCGGAAAGCGCTGGACCTGTCTCCCGACCAGCCCCTTGTGTTGAACTATCTTGGTTATTCCTGGGTTGATCGTGGTGAGAATTACGATGAAGCACTGGATATGATCAAAAAGGCCGTCGAACAGCGGCCGCAAGACGGGTACATCGTCGACAGTCTTGGCTGGGTCTATTACAAGCTTGAGCGCTTTGAAGAGGCCGTCCCGCATATGGAACGTGCTGTTGCACTGAAACCGGCGGACCCGATTATCAATGACCATCTGGGCGATGTTTACTGGAAGGTGGGGCGCAAGCGTGAAGCGATGTTCCAGTGGCAACATGCGCGGGATCTGAAACCGGATGAGCCGGAAGTTCTCGAACGGGTTCTGAAGAAAATCGAGCATGGTCTGGACAAGGTGGAGCTTGAAGAGGCAAAGGCCGGGAAAGACGACACCGCATCGAACTGA
- a CDS encoding 4-(cytidine 5'-diphospho)-2-C-methyl-D-erythritol kinase, producing MQITEFAPAKINLALHVTGQRADGYHLLDSLVVFADVGDSLHVRQAEHPDFSIVGPFSIGLPVTGDNLVLKALQAIAGRVEGSAMPLAVTLEKNLPVASGIGGGSADAAAMVRAANTLWGLKYSEKDLCQLVDRLGADLPMCVRSRPLRALGVGDQLSDVPDVPDLALVLVNPGIPVSTPPVFKALAVRNNPPLVLPESFPETAEGFADWLLTTRNDLEEPARRLHPIISHALDMLTGSDECLLARMSGSGATCFGLYPTHAAASEAAASIALEKSEFWCRAARLYSGLSQAGEV from the coding sequence ATGCAGATCACGGAATTCGCGCCAGCCAAAATCAATCTGGCACTGCATGTTACGGGCCAGCGGGCAGATGGATATCACCTGCTCGACAGCCTTGTCGTGTTCGCGGATGTGGGTGACAGTCTTCATGTCCGACAAGCGGAGCACCCGGACTTCTCCATAGTGGGGCCTTTCTCGATTGGCCTGCCTGTAACAGGTGACAATCTGGTCCTGAAAGCGCTGCAGGCAATCGCTGGGCGCGTTGAGGGCAGCGCTATGCCCCTGGCTGTGACGCTTGAAAAGAACCTGCCCGTTGCATCCGGTATAGGCGGTGGTTCTGCTGATGCCGCTGCCATGGTGCGTGCTGCCAACACCTTGTGGGGACTCAAATATTCAGAAAAGGACCTTTGCCAGCTAGTCGACCGTCTGGGCGCGGATTTGCCTATGTGTGTTCGCTCTCGGCCACTAAGAGCCCTGGGGGTCGGTGATCAGCTGTCAGATGTGCCTGATGTTCCGGATCTGGCTCTTGTGCTGGTCAATCCAGGTATCCCTGTCTCAACGCCGCCTGTTTTCAAGGCGCTTGCTGTCAGGAATAATCCGCCGCTTGTTCTGCCGGAGTCTTTTCCTGAAACGGCTGAAGGCTTTGCCGACTGGCTTCTGACCACGCGGAATGACCTTGAAGAACCAGCCCGGCGTCTGCATCCGATCATCAGTCATGCACTGGATATGCTGACCGGATCAGATGAATGTCTTCTGGCCCGTATGTCCGGATCAGGGGCGACCTGCTTTGGTCTTTATCCCACCCATGCGGCAGCATCTGAGGCTGCCGCGTCCATTGCTCTGGAAAAATCTGAATTCTGGTGCCGGGCCGCGCGTTTGTATTCGGGTCTTTCGCAAGCCGGGGAAGTTTGA
- a CDS encoding DUF2007 domain-containing protein — protein MDELIKTNDMVVISFVEALLKDAGIPYLTADQNMSIVEGSLGIIPRRILVESDHLQQARRILREAEIGHELPEEKP, from the coding sequence ATGGATGAACTGATCAAGACCAACGATATGGTGGTAATTTCCTTCGTGGAAGCGCTGCTGAAAGATGCCGGTATTCCCTATCTGACGGCGGATCAGAACATGAGCATCGTTGAGGGGTCACTCGGAATTATCCCTCGCCGCATTCTGGTTGAGAGCGATCATCTTCAACAGGCGCGCCGCATCCTGAGAGAGGCCGAGATTGGTCACGAACTACCAGAAGAAAAGCCGTAG
- a CDS encoding tRNA1(Val) (adenine(37)-N6)-methyltransferase, which yields MSNTTIDAFLGDGLAIEQPRNGAHRSGIDAVLLAAAVPAKPGDDVVDLGSGVGVAGLCVAARVGQVNLTLVERDADAAFLARSNLERSENSRHLRSARVLETDVTQRGGAREAAGLVPKMADHVLLNPPYYRPGEVRQSPNEARARAHVLTDEGIEPWIRTACALLKPRGTVTVIFRADGLMDLVSALSGRVGDIRVLPLHPEPGQPAYRIIVHGIQGSRAPLSLLPGFTLHEGANKTFVKRADDIMRFGARLSF from the coding sequence ATGTCCAACACCACCATAGATGCCTTCCTTGGCGACGGGCTTGCAATTGAGCAGCCCAGGAATGGCGCCCACCGGTCAGGGATTGATGCGGTGCTTCTGGCTGCAGCTGTTCCCGCAAAGCCGGGGGATGATGTGGTAGACCTTGGCTCTGGTGTAGGGGTTGCCGGTTTGTGTGTGGCGGCGCGGGTCGGCCAGGTGAATCTGACACTTGTCGAGCGGGATGCAGACGCAGCATTTCTGGCGCGGAGCAATCTTGAGAGGTCTGAGAACAGCCGGCATCTGCGATCAGCCCGGGTGCTGGAAACTGATGTTACCCAGCGCGGCGGCGCGCGGGAAGCCGCGGGCCTTGTGCCGAAAATGGCGGATCACGTCCTCCTCAATCCACCCTATTATAGACCGGGAGAGGTTCGTCAGTCTCCCAATGAAGCCCGCGCCCGCGCACATGTGTTGACGGATGAGGGTATTGAGCCGTGGATACGGACCGCTTGTGCATTGCTCAAACCCCGCGGGACAGTGACGGTGATTTTTCGGGCTGATGGTCTTATGGATCTGGTCTCCGCTTTGTCTGGCCGGGTGGGAGACATCAGGGTCCTGCCGCTTCATCCCGAACCAGGGCAACCGGCCTACAGGATTATTGTGCATGGCATTCAGGGAAGCCGGGCACCCTTGTCACTGTTACCTGGCTTTACGCTCCATGAGGGCGCGAATAAAACCTTTGTCAAACGTGCTGATGATATCATGCGGTTCGGAGCCCGCCTCTCTTTTTAG
- a CDS encoding MAPEG family protein: protein MTTELTMLTWTAALTMVLWVPYILSFIGKYGLMDALTYKADDKPNAPWAERLKRAHYNAVENLVPFAALVITAHLAGVSNDTTALAATVYFWARLAHVIAYVSGVPFGRTLSFATGWFAMAAILLTLIG from the coding sequence ATGACCACCGAACTTACCATGCTGACCTGGACAGCTGCCCTGACCATGGTTCTCTGGGTTCCTTATATCCTGTCCTTTATCGGCAAGTATGGCCTGATGGATGCGCTGACCTACAAGGCTGATGACAAGCCAAACGCACCGTGGGCGGAACGTCTGAAAAGAGCACATTACAATGCAGTCGAGAACCTTGTGCCATTTGCCGCACTGGTTATCACCGCGCATCTTGCCGGTGTCAGCAATGATACGACCGCGCTGGCTGCCACCGTCTATTTCTGGGCCCGTCTGGCTCATGTGATTGCCTATGTGAGCGGCGTACCGTTCGGACGCACACTCAGCTTCGCCACGGGGTGGTTTGCCATGGCAGCCATTCTGCTCACACTGATCGGATAA
- a CDS encoding S49 family peptidase translates to MRDWLSRFLPKKWRKTSPVIPVIRMTGPIGLGGSPLKSGLSLATIAGPLEKAFSHKQAPAVAISINSPGGSPVQSRLIFERIRQLAEEKEKDVFVFVEDVAASGGYMIALAGDEIIADPSSVVGSIGVVSAGFGFVDAIAKLGVERRVYTSGTRKAVLDPFRPENEGDIEHLKALQSEVHEIFIEMVKLRRGEVLADDEDLFSGLFWSGKSGLQLGLVDRLGDMRSVLKEKFGKDVKLKLVEASKPFFARRLVGQMTGLPNSDTMARDLVAVAEERALWQRYGF, encoded by the coding sequence ATGCGTGACTGGCTTTCCCGTTTTCTGCCAAAGAAATGGCGTAAAACAAGTCCGGTGATCCCGGTCATCCGCATGACCGGCCCAATTGGTCTTGGCGGTTCTCCACTGAAGTCCGGCTTGTCTCTGGCAACCATTGCCGGTCCGCTTGAAAAGGCGTTCTCGCACAAGCAGGCTCCGGCTGTGGCCATCAGCATCAATTCTCCCGGTGGGTCTCCTGTTCAGTCACGGCTGATTTTTGAGCGTATTCGTCAACTGGCGGAAGAGAAGGAAAAAGACGTCTTTGTCTTCGTTGAGGATGTGGCTGCTTCCGGCGGTTACATGATCGCCCTGGCCGGTGATGAAATCATTGCGGATCCGTCTTCTGTTGTGGGTTCCATTGGCGTGGTCTCTGCAGGGTTTGGTTTTGTAGACGCAATCGCCAAGCTCGGGGTTGAGCGCCGGGTTTACACATCCGGTACCCGCAAGGCGGTGCTGGACCCGTTCCGCCCGGAAAATGAAGGCGATATCGAACACCTCAAGGCGCTGCAGTCTGAAGTGCATGAGATCTTCATCGAGATGGTCAAACTGCGCCGCGGTGAGGTGCTGGCCGATGATGAGGACCTGTTTTCGGGTCTGTTCTGGTCAGGCAAAAGCGGTCTTCAGTTGGGATTGGTGGATCGCCTGGGTGATATGCGTAGCGTCCTCAAAGAGAAATTCGGCAAGGATGTCAAACTGAAGCTGGTTGAGGCATCAAAGCCGTTCTTTGCCCGTCGACTGGTTGGCCAGATGACTGGTCTGCCCAACTCAGACACCATGGCGCGCGATCTGGTCGCAGTTGCTGAGGAACGGGCTCTGTGGCAACGTTATGGCTTCTGA
- a CDS encoding glycine--tRNA ligase subunit alpha — translation MTAETLPPHMRPENSFQGLILTLQRYWADKGCVILQPYDMEVGAGTFHPATTLRALGPRPWRAAYVQPSRRPTDGRYGENPNRLQHYYQFQVLLKPSPSDLQDLYLGSLYAIGIDPTVHDIRFVEDDWESPTLGAWGLGWECWCDGMEVSQFTYFQQVCGIECSPVSGELTYGLERLAMYVQGVDNVYDLNFNGQDGDARISYGDVFLQAEQEYSRHNFEHADTEMLFAHFKDAEAECRRLLAAGEAARNGDETKPHQVVLPAYDQCIKASHVFNLLDARGVISVTERQSYILRVRELAKACGEAFVQTEAGGFGYQAAAAE, via the coding sequence ATGACTGCAGAGACCTTGCCGCCGCATATGCGCCCTGAAAATTCCTTTCAGGGACTGATCCTGACCCTGCAGCGCTACTGGGCTGACAAGGGCTGTGTCATCCTGCAGCCTTACGACATGGAAGTTGGTGCGGGCACGTTTCATCCGGCAACAACATTGCGCGCGCTCGGGCCTCGCCCCTGGCGGGCCGCTTATGTGCAGCCTTCCCGTCGTCCGACGGATGGGCGTTATGGAGAGAACCCGAACCGGCTGCAGCATTACTACCAGTTTCAGGTTCTTCTAAAGCCGTCTCCCAGTGATTTACAGGACCTTTATCTCGGTTCGCTCTATGCCATCGGGATTGATCCGACAGTCCATGACATCCGTTTTGTGGAAGATGACTGGGAAAGCCCGACCCTGGGGGCCTGGGGGCTTGGCTGGGAATGCTGGTGTGACGGGATGGAAGTCTCCCAGTTCACCTATTTCCAGCAGGTATGTGGCATTGAGTGCTCGCCAGTCTCTGGAGAACTGACCTACGGACTTGAGCGTCTCGCCATGTATGTGCAGGGCGTTGATAATGTCTACGACCTGAACTTCAACGGCCAGGACGGGGATGCCCGGATCAGCTATGGAGATGTGTTCCTGCAGGCAGAGCAGGAATATTCACGGCACAATTTCGAGCACGCCGATACCGAGATGCTGTTTGCCCATTTCAAGGATGCGGAAGCCGAATGCCGCCGCCTGCTGGCTGCTGGCGAGGCCGCCCGTAATGGTGATGAGACAAAGCCGCATCAGGTGGTGCTCCCAGCCTATGACCAGTGCATCAAGGCATCCCACGTCTTCAACCTGCTGGATGCGCGCGGCGTGATCTCTGTCACCGAGCGGCAATCCTATATCCTGCGGGTGCGCGAGCTGGCGAAGGCCTGTGGTGAGGCCTTTGTTCAGACCGAAGCCGGTGGTTTCGGATATCAGGCCGCCGCAGCGGAATAG
- a CDS encoding class I SAM-dependent DNA methyltransferase, whose protein sequence is MTPKTGFLDNVYDLSAPGATETFYGDWAATYEQEVVAQNGYVTPGRCAAVLAEAGVDPSAAILDMGCGTGLAGLALRNQGFKTIDGLDFSAEMLAEAAKKDGLYRHLATADLSEPITPPEAPYHGAVAAGVINPGHAPVSALKRGLDVLEPDGVLVFSLNDKALKDPHYEAYLDELLQSGACTLFHKAYGDHLPGQNMGAFVYGLRKTRA, encoded by the coding sequence ATGACCCCTAAAACAGGTTTTCTGGATAACGTCTATGACCTGAGCGCGCCGGGAGCTACAGAGACATTCTACGGCGACTGGGCGGCAACTTATGAGCAAGAGGTTGTCGCGCAGAATGGCTATGTGACGCCGGGTCGCTGTGCAGCAGTGCTGGCCGAAGCCGGCGTTGATCCGTCTGCCGCCATTCTTGATATGGGATGCGGTACAGGCCTTGCCGGTCTTGCCCTGCGCAATCAGGGGTTCAAGACCATAGACGGTCTGGATTTCAGCGCCGAGATGCTTGCAGAAGCTGCAAAGAAGGACGGTCTTTACCGCCATCTGGCAACGGCTGATCTCTCAGAACCAATCACCCCACCCGAAGCGCCTTATCACGGAGCTGTCGCTGCTGGCGTCATCAATCCGGGGCACGCTCCCGTGTCTGCCCTCAAGCGAGGGCTTGATGTGCTGGAACCGGATGGCGTTCTGGTCTTTTCCCTGAATGACAAGGCTCTGAAAGACCCGCATTACGAAGCCTATCTGGACGAGTTGCTGCAGAGCGGCGCTTGTACCCTTTTCCATAAAGCCTATGGAGATCATCTGCCCGGCCAGAATATGGGGGCATTTGTCTATGGCCTAAGAAAAACCAGGGCCTGA
- a CDS encoding CDGSH iron-sulfur domain-containing protein, producing the protein MSEPVIAQKSPIPVEVEEGKSYFWCTCGQSSKQPFCDGSHKGSDFTPMKWTAETSGRKFFCGCKMTEGKPMCDGTHKSL; encoded by the coding sequence ATGAGTGAGCCGGTTATCGCGCAGAAGTCGCCGATCCCCGTAGAAGTGGAAGAGGGAAAGTCTTACTTCTGGTGCACCTGTGGTCAGTCTTCCAAGCAGCCTTTCTGCGACGGGTCCCACAAAGGCAGTGACTTCACACCGATGAAATGGACTGCTGAAACCTCAGGTCGGAAATTCTTCTGCGGTTGCAAGATGACCGAGGGAAAACCAATGTGTGATGGGACACATAAATCCCTCTGA
- a CDS encoding NADPH-dependent FMN reductase: MTKVLAFSGSSSARSINRILAETAANHLSDTDFTFVDIRDYPLPIYSVDLEQSDGFPDEASAFKALLSDHDGFIIALPEHNGSMPAIFKNLIDWLSRMGGKIFQEKPVLLLSTSPGQGGGKTNLDMVTTLMPWWGADVTGSFSLGSFQDVVDVDARRITDAARAAELEALVQAFETRVRTY, from the coding sequence ATGACCAAAGTCCTCGCCTTTTCAGGCAGCAGTTCTGCCCGCTCAATCAATCGCATTCTGGCTGAAACTGCGGCCAATCATCTTTCTGATACAGATTTCACCTTTGTTGACATTCGTGACTATCCATTGCCGATTTACTCAGTCGATCTGGAGCAGTCTGACGGTTTTCCTGATGAGGCCTCTGCGTTCAAGGCTCTTCTGAGTGATCATGATGGTTTCATCATTGCTCTACCGGAGCACAATGGTTCCATGCCGGCAATCTTCAAGAACCTGATTGACTGGCTGTCCCGCATGGGCGGCAAGATCTTTCAGGAAAAGCCGGTTTTGTTGCTCAGCACATCTCCTGGCCAGGGCGGCGGCAAGACCAATCTTGATATGGTGACAACCCTGATGCCCTGGTGGGGTGCTGATGTTACCGGGTCTTTCAGCCTTGGCAGTTTCCAGGATGTGGTGGATGTGGACGCCCGCCGGATTACCGACGCGGCCCGTGCAGCTGAACTGGAAGCACTGGTGCAGGCCTTTGAGACCAGGGTCAGGACCTATTAG
- a CDS encoding cytochrome b encodes MIAATQKARFPLAMRVLHWSMALLLIGLLALGLYIQNIPLEAPNKWDLYPLHRAFGMLAFFLVILRLVVRLKSRVPALPDTMPWYERIGAKLAQIALYAAMLSVPLFGYIASSALPEFPGISPLQSIWFFGLELPLFPVEKNYDTTKFFITLHKWVGYGMIAVLVAHIGGALKHRFFDRPEHDVLSTMT; translated from the coding sequence ATGATCGCAGCAACACAAAAAGCCAGATTTCCGCTCGCCATGCGGGTTCTGCACTGGAGCATGGCTCTTCTTTTGATAGGCCTTCTGGCGCTGGGTCTCTATATCCAGAACATCCCGCTTGAGGCACCGAACAAGTGGGATCTTTATCCGCTTCATCGCGCCTTTGGCATGCTGGCTTTCTTTCTGGTCATTCTCCGCCTGGTGGTTCGGTTGAAATCCCGGGTACCAGCTTTGCCAGACACGATGCCATGGTATGAGCGGATCGGCGCAAAACTCGCCCAGATCGCCCTCTATGCAGCCATGCTGTCCGTGCCTCTGTTCGGCTACATCGCAAGCTCAGCACTGCCTGAGTTCCCAGGCATTTCACCCCTGCAGTCCATCTGGTTCTTTGGCCTCGAGCTGCCGCTGTTCCCTGTAGAGAAGAACTACGACACGACCAAGTTTTTCATCACCCTGCACAAATGGGTTGGATACGGCATGATTGCCGTCCTTGTCGCCCATATTGGCGGGGCCCTGAAGCATCGTTTCTTTGACAGGCCGGAACATGATGTTCTGTCCACCATGACCTGA